Genomic window (Cololabis saira isolate AMF1-May2022 chromosome 10, fColSai1.1, whole genome shotgun sequence):
agggaactaaaccaacagggaaTTAAAAcaacagggaactaaaccaacagggaactaaaccaacagggaactaaaccaccagggaactaaaccaacagagaactaaaccaacagggaactaaaccaacagggaactaaaccaccagggaactaaaccaacagggaactaaaccaacagggaaTTAAAACAACAGGGAACTAAAcaacagggaactaaaccaacagaGAACTAAACCACCAAGGAACTAAACCGacagggaactaaaccaacagagaactaaaccaacagggaaTTAAAAcaacagggaactaaaccaacagggaactaaaccaacagggaaTTAAAACAACAGGGAACTAAAACAACAgagacttaaagcagcacaacgtaactttcagcttttctgagtttgtcggcatcttttggacaaaagcggtagtgctttaccagaaagaacactacgtttcccatgagcaccagcgcgtactgccggaaaactcctgtcccgtcgctgcatttgttttgatagaagacaggacgcttttctgtttcaccaagtgaacagacggaacgcaaaaaaaaagatgttaaactgctggaaaggaactggaatttaccgggataccttacacaaggaagccagggagcggtatatggagaaaataatgattattaacggtctggatccatatgaaatccctactgaagagccatgtgtttcaataaatttgtataatagtacaacatacagtacatgttttgtatccctcttacttctcttttcttttttttgactgctttattatgttgaagaggctccgaggcatgattaattttgttttcctcatgagattatttttttcctctgcagctacaaataaagtatcttttcctcaacaaactagttttatctgaagattgaggttaattgcaccgcagagagctggccagcaactgcgtttagctggagaagtggggaataaaacctgtgttttgatccgacccggtctgcttgagtgtttgtggtttaaggctgatttatggttctgcgttaaatcgacgcagggcctacggcgtagggtacgcggcgacacgcaccgtacgttgcgtgtcgccacgtaccctacgccgtaggtgtgcgtcgatttaacgcagaaccataattcaggctttactgtgtggaagccggtgtttggtcgtttcagccacgatccaagcgagccgacgactctttcactcttttactctgttatatcagatacttggcctccgtggttctgcctccgagcaggaaaccgtggaaaagttaaaccattaggatcttttccccacgtctgttgtgtggagctgctgcagctacaacacagcaacgggttaccagcttctgcggagctctgcgctacaagccccgcccattttcgtctcgactgcgaatcgggaaggagggggaagtgacgtatgccgtaaagcagtcaaagtcgtaacgatttgtagttttttagtgtggcagggttcctaccatgcccCTCAGAGTTACAtcgtgccagtgaaggcgatacagacccctcagaccatgacagaggttcattaaacctgttggaagttgatgttccatcacaatgatgatgatgaaatattagattaaggtggaaaagttacgtagtgtcgctttaaaacaacagaaaacactCTTAACATCCAGTTCTGGGAACCTGTTGTGTCTGCAGGGAGCTGCAGCAGGTCCTGGACCTCCAGAACCCCCAGACCTGCCTGAGGGAGGCGGTCCTGCTGGACCTCTACGTGGACGGTCTCCGCTGGGCCTCAGAGTCCGGCTGGACCCCCATCCAGACCTCCTTCCTCATGGGGGTCCTGCAGATGCTGCTGGACAACATCAGGGGTGAGGACCGGGAACTGGACCGGGAACTGGACCGGGAACTGGACCAGGAACTGGACTGGGAACTGGACCAGGAACTGGACCGGGAACTGGACCGGGAACTGGACCAGGAACTGGACCAGGAACTGGACCAGGAATTGGACCGGGAACTGGACTGGGAACTGGACCAGGAACAGGACCGGGAACTGGATCCCTGGGGAACTAGAAACCTCTGTGTTACAGAGTTTTACCCAGAGATCTGGGTCTCTCTGATCTCGTCCTCCATCTCTCTGATTTGGTCCTCCGTCTCCAGAGACGCAGATGGACCTGGTGGACAACCTGACGGAGCTGTCCAAGGTCCTGGCTCCAGCGTGTCCAGGTGTTTCCTCAGGTGTCCAATCAGAGGACGAGGCTCTGCTGGACCACGAGGAGGCTGATGCCCTGATGGGCTACATCAGAACCAGGTGATACCTGTCCACACCAGTCCACATGGGGACAGAGGACAGAGAACCTGTCCCCTGAACCTGTCCTCTGATGTGTCTTCATCTCTGTCTCCTCCTCTGTGTCTCCATGTGTTGTGTCTCCAGTCTGATCCAGAACTACACACTCTATGAGGTTTTCTTCAGAACCCCCAGAGAGGAGACGCTGGCCGGTCTGGAGgtgagaaccagaaccaggaccaggaactggAACAGGAACCTGGAActggaccaggaacctgaacCAGGAACCTGGAACCTGAACCCAGACCAGGGTCCCGGTGGTTCAAGTTCTAAACCTGCATCTTTCTGTCTTCCAGAGAACCATCGAGGTCTTCGGAGACGCCATGCAACCCCTGGTGGAGGGGACCTGCACCTACCTGGACCCCCAGGAACCACCAGGGACCCTCGGAGACCCCCATGGACCCTTGGAGACCCTTGGAGACCCCCAGGAACCACCAGGGACCCTCGGAGACCCCCATGGACCCTTGGAGACCCCCAGAGACCCCCAGGAACCACCAGTCTCCCCAATCGACCCCCAGGAACCACCGGGGACCTCCGGGGACCACCAGGACCCCCAATGACCCCCAATGGCCCCTAGTAACCCCCATGATGCAGAAATCCTGGTCCACATGTCTCAGTTGTGTGTAACAGTAACGAACCGTTTTAATGAATTTGTTGGAGTGAAACATAATAAATGATTGTTAAGTTGCACCTTGGTGTTtgtgaagcagcagcgggacccgggtcctggaccaggactaATTTTGGAAAATTGTGCGCACAATATATCATAAAATCATGAGTACGATTTACTTACCCTTGATCAAAATTTTATAAACGTGCGCATGTTATATTCAATCGTGCTGTAATCCTTCCCTTATCAGCCATAAGGGCATTGAGATCCTTTAAACATGGATCTCCTAAGAATTTACCATGGGTTGCATGGCGCAAAAAGAAATGCTGGCAGCCTCCCAACATGGTATAGTGATCAGTCTAGCCACTTTAAAAAGAATGCTTAGAGCAAGTAATCTCCGCCGTCGGAATTATGATGATCTAGGTCTCATCATTGATTTTACTCAATTTGACTCAATTAAGGAAAACGAGAGCTTGTTTAACCAAATCGTGCGCacaatttagtaaaaaaaatgtgcacacgTTTTATTAACTCGTGTGTACGATTGATTAAATCGTGTTCATGATTTAATAACTCGTGAGCACAATTTAATTAAATgtgcacacgagttaatagaACGTGCACACAAGTTAATTAAATGTGCTCACGTTTTATTAAATCGCGCGAACAAGTTAATAAAACGTGCGCTCGATTCTGTcaacattaaaaatatattgcatGATCCTTCACAGGCTCCGTATTAATAACTCGTGgacacgcattaattatctcgtggccacgagttattaatgcgtggccacgtattattttatttttttcaaatgtcaccagaggggctccgtacagatcaattcaaatgtaatGCATTATTTCTCCAGCAGAGGTTaaaattaaaagttaaaaagttaaaatagaATGGAAAATCTCGACGAGAGGGAGGCAAAGCAAATTTCAATGCAGTAGTtttcagtgttgggactaacgcgttatttagtaacgcattACAGTAATGCAGTTAGTTTTGAGAGAaataatactctaacgcattactttttaaattcagtatcgCAATTACCGTTACTAAACAGTGCATTACTCCGGTATTTCTGCAGCTACAGAAATACCGGAGTAatgcactgtgtgtgtgtgtgtgtgtgtgtgtgtgtgtgtgtgtgtgtgtgtgtgtgtgtgtgtgtgtgtgtgtgtgtgtgtgtgtgtgtgtgtgtgcgtgcattcAAAAACGTTTTCCTTAAAACAAGTccaaaaaaagccattaaaggtAAAACAGAGACTTGCTTGGGTAAATGAAATCAGACTTAACTCTACcagttaaatataaaaacacaccagcTCAGGAGAGCAGTATTTTATATGTAGTGGTCAGTGAGTGTTGATATGGGTAAATTAAACAGTATGTATGGAtatacactgtttttttttttttttttttttattgatctttttataggaaacaacatacaatgaaaacatggaaatctgtagtcaaacacacgcattatacattgtctcctttttttttttttttttaaaacacacaaaacctaactaaggaacagagtctctgtagcgttaaataataaataaacagatgagcaagaaatgatcaaaggaggaaagtaatgtatgagcaaaaatgcatacaaaaaacaaatgcagtggtgaatgtagatgcccataagtgatatcccattaactggaaataaataaaacataaaaaaaaacaaattaaggagatgaaaagaaaattaagggaggggggggtcagtcggtgggtagagtcttcaacgcggtaaagtggtctatgaaagattgccatttgcgaacgaatttagctgcgttgccttttaaagagtatctcaccttctccaatttaagaaaaaacataacatcactaagccaaatagaaatagacggggacttgggggatttccatagaagtaagatacgacatcttgctaaaagggatgtgaaagccaatacttctgactgtgtggggctgatatgtgaggagtcaacagtgagtccgaatattgctaagagaggggccataacaacttttttacccagaactttagacatgatcacagaataatcactccaaaatttctgtaacctaggacaggagaaaaacatatgacttaaattgcatggagaaccctggcatctgtcgcataggtctgcaacattcggatatatttccgataatcgggattttgataggtgggctctatgcagcaccttaaattgaataagttcaaatctagcgcaaggcgtgctagatcgtatgctacggatagctttatcccacagctcccctgtgaagtcaaggcccaactctcgtccccaaccctcccgagctttatctacagaatgatcatcaaatgtcatacacagtgcatatatcttagatatcagagacttttgactgagtttcattgttagaagatcatcccacggttggttagcaggaagggaagggaagcatggaaacagagcagaggcgcagtgtcgaagctggaagtagcgaaacaaatgggaggcaggcaaatttaactttgacctcagatctgaaaatgtggaaaagataccatccttatatagatccctgaagtgcttaatgccccggttgtaccaaatcataaaagtggtgtctattagtgatggagggaacagatgattattagtaacaggtgtatatatggatggagaagcaaatttaaagtggcgcctaaactgtgaccaaatcttaagggaggaaagcaccacagggctatttgtaaacttagagggattcaatggtaaagaggaggagagtagggccgttacagaggatgaagagagtgactgagcctccaatctgcaccataataactcaggagactgaagccaataaattagtttgtgaatatgcgctgaccaatagtaaagcataaagtttggtagtgctagacccccattaaatttaaatttttggagaagcgaatacctcactctgggtgtcttaccggcccataaaaagttggaaacaatttggtcaagtgatttaaaaaaagattttggtagaaataaaggaatgcattggaacaaaaaaagaaatttaggcaatacagtcattttcactgtgttaattcttcctatcagtgacaatggtagggagttccacctctgtaagtccgccttcactcgagttaccagtgaggaaaaattagcggtgaaaagagagggcagagtgcgggtcacattaatccctaagtatctaaagcctgacgggctgagtttaaaggggatatcagattgtttgagttgtaaagcagaggagtttatggggaagcattcacacttgtgaagattgaccttatagccggagaaggatccataattcttcaacagagataatattggtgcgatgctggttaaagggtcagataaatataaaaggaggtcgtctgcataaagtgacaatttaagttccacattggacctagagactccgcgaaatagaggaagagttcttaaagcaattgaaagtggttcgacggatagagcgaatagcaaaggggagagagggcagccctgtctcgtgccacgtgataatgtaaaataagtggagtagctgtcattggtgtgaatgctggcctgaggggaagtgtaaagaagtctaatccacgatataaacctgtgtccaaatccgaatttatgaagtgttgcaaaaagatagttaaattcgacatgatcaaaagctttctcagcatcaattgcgataacaacttcagggagtggagaagaatctttagagagaatcacattaagaagtgtacgaacattatagaagagctg
Coding sequences:
- the cabcoco1 gene encoding ciliary-associated calcium-binding coiled-coil protein 1 isoform X1, producing MDLVDNLTELSKVLAPACPGVSSGVQSEDEALLDHEEADALMGYIRTSLIQNYTLYEVFFRTPREETLAGLERTIEVFGDAMQPLVEGTCTYLDPQEPPGTLGDPHGPLETLGDPQEPPGTLGDPHGPLETPRDPQEPPVSPIDPQEPPGTSGDHQDPQ
- the cabcoco1 gene encoding ciliary-associated calcium-binding coiled-coil protein 1 isoform X2, yielding MTTSVNNMAARREREQKNQDSRFLQWGILSHQQIQDLQQNQDQLHHLIQNYTLYEVFFRTPREETLAGLERTIEVFGDAMQPLVEGTCTYLDPQEPPGTLGDPHGPLETLGDPQEPPGTLGDPHGPLETPRDPQEPPVSPIDPQEPPGTSGDHQDPQ